In Paroedura picta isolate Pp20150507F chromosome 6, Ppicta_v3.0, whole genome shotgun sequence, one genomic interval encodes:
- the PDCL3 gene encoding phosducin-like protein 3, whose amino-acid sequence MQDPNADTEWNDILRKKGILPPKEKLEEQRKAEEEREQQILQQQSIVKTYDDMTLEELEENEDEFSEEDERAIEMYRQQRIAEWKASQLNKKFGEFLEISGQDYVQEITKAGKDIWVILHLYKQGIPLCALINQHLNGLARKFPEVKFVKAISTTCIPNYPDRNLPTIFVYLEGDIKAQFIGPLVFGGMNLTRDELEWKISESGAIKTDLEENPRKQIQDQLMTSIKCSVPTRREESDSEDD is encoded by the exons ATGCAG GATCCTAATGCAGACACAGAATGGAATGACATCCTGCGTAAAAAGGGTATTCTTCCTCCAAAAGAGAAGCTAGAAGAACAGaggaaggcagaagaggaaagggagcagCAGATCCTACAGCAGCAGTCAATAG TGAAAACCTATGATGATATGACCCTAGAGGAACTAGAAGAAAATGAAGATGAGTTCAGTGAGGAAGATGAACGTGCTATCGAAATGTACAG GCAACAAAGAATAGCTGAATGGAAAGCATCTCAATTAAATAAAAAATTTGGAGAATTTCTAGAGATCTCAGGACAGGATTATGTCCAAGAAATTACTAAAGCTGGCAAGGATATATGGGTGATATTGCACCTTTACAAGCAAGG CATTCCTCTTTGTGCCTTGATAAATCAACATTTAAATGGACTTGCAAGGAAGTTCCCGGAGGTCAAGTTTGTCAAAGCCATCTCTACAACTTGCATACCCAACTACCCTGACAGAAATCTCCCCACAATCTTCGTCTACCTTGAAGGGGATATCAAGGCCCAGTTTATTGGACCTCTGGTGTTTGGAGGGATGAACCTGACCAGAGATG AATTGGAGTGGAAGATTTCTGAGTCAGGTGCCATCAAGACAGACCTGGAGGAAAACCCCAGGAAGCAGATCCAGGACCAGCTGATGACATCAATTAAATGCTCTGTTCCAACAAGGAGAGAAGAAAGTGACTCAGAAGATGACTAA